TGTCGGTGTCTCTATGTCCAGGGacccaggggtgggagggaatgcCTACAATGGTCAGAAAACTCATGCCACTAGAGTGAAAACTCTGCCCTGGATTATAGGGATTCACTGCATGCCTGCGGTCACCCATATAGCAGTGAATAAAGTGGGAAAGTATTCCTTAGATTAACACTGAGGTGCAAGGATACCAGGACTTTGTGCTACGGATATATCATGTGTGTAGCACCCAGCAGCATCTCGAGAAGCATGTGTTGTATGATGCCTTTCATTGACTTCACAAAGGCTGCTTGTTCCTAGACGCTTCTCCAACGGAAAAGTCCTGTCTGTTTTCCCCTCTTTTTGACTCTGGTAGACCTGTAATGTCTTTGATCAATGGAGTATGGGAGAAGTGACGTTATGTCCATTACAGAACTAATCCTTAAGAGGACACATAACTTCTGCCTTGCTGCTTGAGAGTTCTGAGCCGACAAGTAAAAAGTCTGCCTGTCCTGCTGGACACACCCATGGAGGGGTACCTCCAGGGCACCAGTATGAGGGTCAGTTGTCTCTTAGGTTGCAGAGTAGTTTAAAGGGTCACTTGCCCTTCTAATTTGctcaataaatggaaaagaaaatgagaacattttccatttaaaacatgaaaaataacttgacaaaagtATTCGTATATATTCATTAAAACGCTCAGCTATGTGTGAAAAGTGACAGAAATTAGTAGTCCACTGAGACCTTTAATAAATGTAGTTACTAGAATGACTGCACCGTTAATGAAAAACAGGACATTTCTTAATGGAAAAGGcagatgccccccccccccccatccccaaAGAATTCTACTCCATGTCCTTGATTTTGGGTGAGGGAAAATATCTGCTTAAGAATTTGTAATCACAAGGGCGTCCTCCGAAAACGTTAGGGTTCACATTATCATCGTCATCACAGTCCAAATAATTCCCTGTTGCAAACTTTCTTCCATGGTTTTGTCTTCATATAATAGTTTCTAGTAATAAAAAACAGAATCTTTCCTTTCATGACGGGAGCTACCTTATTAGAGGTAGAATTAACCGTTCATTTCTTGAAGGTCCCACAGGACACTTGGGAGCATGAGCATTAGGATCATAGCTCATTGAAGACTTCTAGTTCTTCAGTTATTCCTAAGTCCTCTTTGGTTCAATATCTGTAATTTATTTCTCTATAAAGACGTTAAAGATGTGTTTTGCTTgaattcttactgatttttgaaaggaatatatttttaattttttaaaaagttcccttTAATTGACTATTTTCCTCTCACTCTAAAGGTTTCTAAGGAATTACAAAAATAGCTCCTTTCAACTGAGAGCTCATAGTTTTTTCAGCAAATCAACTACGTGTGGTATTTGGGGGGAACGTAGGGAATGTTTACAAAACGATTAAAAATTTggcaaatactaaatatttttaatatttctgtacaGGTATCCCACTTTTGTAGGGTTCCGTCTGTGGAGAATGCGGTTTTGCCGTTCTCTTTCTTCTGATTCACTGAAggttttgataagaattgcaGGTAAGAGCTGGTCAGTCGTGTCTACGAGTTTGAGGCGCCCTCCGCTCACCGAGTCGGACAGCTCCTCCTCAAGCCACCGCCGCGCACTCAGCCGCCGAGAGAGCAGGTTCTGGGTGCAAGTCAAATGGCCCCCAGGGGGCCAGTCATTCTGAGGCGTCACGCACTTGGGTTGCGGAGGTCAGACCCTCTCAGGGAGATCAAAGTGATTTTCCGTCCGCGTAGGAGACGTGGGTTTGACCTCTCTGTAAAGTTCTCGCGGATAACTGGCAGGCATAAAGCAGCTGAGGGGAACGGATGTCATTTTTCGACATGAACTTGCGTGTTGCAAAGCTTTTCTGGTGGAGGTCGTGGAAAGTTTACAGGTCACCTGGTGGGGGTCACGGAAAGTTTAAAGGTCACCAGATTGCCACTCGGATTGGTTGATGTGCGGCCAAGCCGCGGGGCAACCAAGGACACGTGACATGGCCTGCCTTAGCGACACGGCTCCCTGCCCCGCATCCTATCCAATCAGATCTGCAGATTGGCCGTGACGTCAGGCAAGGCAGGCTTGATAAACCGGTCCTCGCAGCTGCCGTTGCCCTTCCTTCTGAGCTGTGGGGGAGGCGAGACACTCCGACATGGCTGAGCCGCGGTCCGCCCACACTTCGGAGGAGATCGTGGACACCGGGGAGCCCAAAGAAGCCGAGTGCAAGAGCCCAGAGCAGAAGACGCCGAAGCAGAAGACACCCGTGCGCCGccaacgccgccgccgccgcccagcaGACGACTTCGCCAGTTTCGCCACTTACTTCCGCAGGGTGCTGAAGCGGGTGCACACAGGCCTGAGCCTCTCGCAGGAGGCCGTGAGCGTCATGGATTCGATCGTTAAGGACATCTTCGAGCGCATCGCCAGCGAGGCCGCGCGCCTGGCCCGCTCCAAAAAGCGCGTCACCATCACCTACGAAGACATCCAGACCTCGGTGTGCCTGCTGCTGCCTGGGAAGATCGGCAAGTTTGCCGTGTCCAAGGGCACTAACGCTCTCATCAAGTACATCTTGTGCGAATGAGCTGCCTCAGGACCACCTGAGCATCGCAAGCcaaaggctcttttcagagccaCTCACTTGGCGGGAAAAGACCTGTGGCACTGAAAAGTCCGAGCCACTCTGGTTTGTCGACCTGTGCCACTCTATTCATCCTTAAAGCGTTTCTTCCCTGAGGGAAACATTATGAACCTTATCAACTCCACTTGAGTGTACGTCTGTAGAGCCATGGGTTCCATGGAAACCCGTGCATTTTTCTTAATCATACTGCACGTCCTCCCTTCCTAAATGGTCATTTCTATTAGTTATATCTCTAGGTCAGCCTTTTTAGGGATCTTTACTGCCAAAGTTATCTCCCTAAcaatttaatttgcctttttagGTTGTCATTCTTCCCCGTGGATGTAGCAGTATCATCCAGGATTTTTAATGTGTGAAATAGGGACAGAGAAAGTTCGGTagcagatataaaaatcaaacttgcCCATTCACACTCCTTCAACATACTTCAAATCTCAATGCCATTCAATACGTGAAATAATAGGACCCAAACACAGCGTAAAAAGAGATAAAGCAAATTTTCTAGACTCACTGGGTGACTCAAGCGCCATACCTATGGAAATTTCTCTTCTACCTAATTTATAATGATCTGATGCTATTTTTTTGCACCCATAACTTTTCACTTTTGAAGCCAGAGTCTTCACTGAAGTGCAATTTTGCACAGATGCTGGGAGCGTCCGATGAGACCAGCTGCAACCACAGTCTCCACTAGCAGCAGCCAGTGAGGGACTCGCACCCCTTGGGGGCACAGCAATTGGCCCAAAGTGTGGTGGGGTGACCAGGACCGAAATTATAAGAGGCTCCCTGTGATACTCGGCCTGCAGATTGAGGGAGAAGCAGGTGTGATAGTGTCCCTGAAGGTTTTCCTTCAACGACTTGCATTTAACCATGGGGAGTTAAGTCTAGGCCTCCCGATCTGGTAGTGAGACATGTCTCTATCTCCTGGCATCAAAATAAGAGGGGGATGTCGGCCAATTAAGCGAACTAAGATGCCTCCTTCCTCGACCTCAGGTGATTTCAGTGTTAATGCCTATGAtgatattaatttaatttaatatgcaTTATGTTTTCTTCCTGGTgcattgtcttctttttctttcgttTCTCTGTAGGTATGTTGCTGAATTTCAAAGTACTCAGTGATTTTCcaattcctttccttttaatttaatttctagcTTCGTACATTGGTGGAGGGAGCACCCACTGTGGGATTTCAATCCTTTGAAACTTACTGTGGGTTTTCATTAGAACTCAGGGTGTCATCATATTTTAAAGGGCTCATTTTGCACCTTGTAATTGCACAACAAGGAAAAgctgaacagcacagggaaatattttcattattttgtagaaattttaaaCAGAGTGTCTTCTATAAAACtgttaaatcactatgttgtaaatccaaaacaaatatataatattggcacaactatacttcaataaatatgtttaaaaaaaaaaacttttcagtaCCCGTTGATTTGGATGTATGAAGCTGTGATGAACGTAACTCTCAGTCAAATCATGAGCTAAAACCTAGAGAAACTACAGAAATCCAACTTTTTCTTGAACCCACGTTTAGTGCTTTCTCTAGGTCAGCATTTATAGCGTTCTGTAAGGTTGAAATTAGCTTTGTATCACTttcatttcccattttcttctccttctcccgcGAGTGCACTATGGACAATTTCAGAAGTATCTTGTGTGTGATATGCAATAGATAGATGAAGCGAGGGAGCAGACACAGCCATCAACTACCCCTgttatatttttcaaagtatcCCAGTTTAAGCATACATTGAACTATACAAATGGGGACTGGTGTTTAGTACAGAAATTGCAAAACACAAGTTTTCAGACACATTTCACTTTTCTAAGTCCGTGGTGTTTGAAATTACTTTTCAAGTCCTTTCAGAGTTAGCCAGTCAATTCTTCTCAGGCAGACaatcttttgatattttaaaacacgCATTTTTCATGACCGGCGATTTTAGATCCA
This Camelus bactrianus isolate YW-2024 breed Bactrian camel chromosome X, ASM4877302v1, whole genome shotgun sequence DNA region includes the following protein-coding sequences:
- the LOC141576321 gene encoding histone H2B type F-M-like — translated: MAEPRSAHTSEEIVDTGEPKEAECKSPEQKTPKQKTPVRRQRRRRRPADDFASFATYFRRVLKRVHTGLSLSQEAVSVMDSIVKDIFERIASEAARLARSKKRVTITYEDIQTSVCLLLPGKIGKFAVSKGTNALIKYILCE